Proteins encoded by one window of Rhodamnia argentea isolate NSW1041297 chromosome 6, ASM2092103v1, whole genome shotgun sequence:
- the LOC115757237 gene encoding pentatricopeptide repeat-containing protein At1g59720, chloroplastic/mitochondrial, whose protein sequence is MALTISPQPPPHSLSVPTKANVADSYHSPHHHRGRLLQLVNDCSDIIHLKQIHAQALRTTMTTDDPQTHFLHSRILHVSSSLSIDYAYQVFRQVENPNAFMWNALIRACARSSDHKEEAISLLRGMLEDGSVSPDKYTFPFALKACAYLFALSEGKQVHAQVVKHGLGPDVYVNNSLVHWYASCGVLDDAKKVFDKMPERSAVSWNAMIDALVRFGEFNAAMELFHEMQKLFEPDGYTMQSVLSACAGLGSLSLGMWAHAYILRKCDEAVVDDVLVNSSLVDMYCRCGSLGMAEQIFQRMEKHNVNSWNSMILGFAMHGQAETALDYFVQMVMKEKVMPNSVTFVGVLSACNHKGMVDEGSSYFDKMINEYSIEPQLEHYGCLVDLLARAGLIDEALDLVSNMPFKPDAVIWRSILDACSKKNAGIELSEEVAMQILASGGDSCSGAYVLLSRVYAMARRWDDVALIRKLMTDRGVTKEPGCSLLEIDGISHEFFAGDVTHPQTEDIYEALKEIEEKLESAGYVPDISQVPMIDVEHKEEKEQSLRLHSERLAIAFGLLNRKQGTPIRVFKNLRVCNDCHKVTKLISRIFNVEIIVRDRARFHHFKDGLCSCMDYW, encoded by the coding sequence ATGGCTCTCACAATCTCGCCCCAACCCCCTCcgcactctctctctgtccCGACCAAAGCCAATGTTGCCGACTCTTATCACAGTCCCCATCACCATCGCGGTCGTCTTCTTCAGTTGGTAAACGACTGCTCAGACATAATTCATCTCAAGCAAATCCACGCTCAAGCTCTGCGCACCACCATGACGACCGACGACCCGCAGACCCACTTCCTCCACAGCAGAATCCTCCACGTCTCGTCCTCGCTGAGCATCGACTACGCTTATCAGGTGTTCCGACAAGTCGAGAACCCGAATGCGTTCATGTGGAACGCTCTCATAAGGGCCTGCGCCCGAAGCAGTGACCACAAGGAGGAGGCCATCTCGCTGCTTCGTGGGATGTTGGAAGACGGAAGTGTTTCCCCGGATAAGTACACGTTCCCGTTCGCCCTCAAGGCGTGCGCGTATTTGTTCGCTCTGTCTGAAGGGAAACAAGTGCACGCCCAGGTTGTGAAACATGGTTTGGGACCCGATGTTTATGTTAACAACAGTTTGGTCCATTGGTACGCCTCCTGCGGCGTCTTGGACGATGCGAAGAAGGTGTTCGACAAAATGCCTGAGAGGAGTGCGGTTTCGTGGAATGCCATGATCGATGCCTTGGTAAGGTTTGGCGAGTTCAATGCTGCGATGGAATTATTCCATGAGATGCAGAAGTTGTTTGAGCCTGATGGGTACACCATGCAGAGCGTGTTGAGTGCTTGCGCTGGTCTGGGTTCTCTTTCTCTAGGGATGTGGGCTCATGCTTACATTTTGAGGAAGTGTGATGAGGCTGTGGTTGATGATGTTCTTGTCAATTCTTCATTGGTGGACATGTATTGCAGGTGCGGCTCATTGGGGATGGCTGAGCAGATTTTTCAGAGGATGGAAAAGCACAACGTGAATTCTTGGAATTCCATGATTTTAGGATTTGCTATGCATGGACAAGCCGAAACAGCATTGGATTACTTTGTCCAGATGGTtatgaaagaaaaagtaatGCCGAATTCTGTAACGTTTGTTGGTGTTCTGAGTGCTTGTAATCACAAAGGAATGGTTGATGAAGGCAGTAGCTACTTTGATAAGATGATAAATGAGTATAGTATTGAACCGCAATTAGAGCACTATGGATGCTTGGTTGATCTTCTTGCTCGTGCTGGGCTTATTGATGAAGCACTAGATCTTGTATCTAATATGCCATTTAAGCCAGACGCGGTAATATGGAGGAGTATTCTGGATGCGTGTAGTAAGAAAAATGCAGGAATTGAGCTGAGTGAAGAGGTGGCTATGCAGATCCTCGCATCTGGAGGGGATTCTTGTAGTGGTGCTTATGTGCTTTTATCTAGGGTTTATGCAATGGCTAGGAGGTGGGACGATGTTGCGCTGATTAGAAAATTAATGACCGATAGAGGTGTAACAAAAGAGCCAGGTTGCAGTTTACTGGAAATAGATGGTATCTCCCATGAATTTTTTGCTGGGGACGTAACGCATCCTCAAACTGAAGATATATACGAGGCATTGAAGGAAATAGAAGAGAAATTAGAGTCAGCTGGCTATGTACCTGACATCTCACAAGTGCCAATGATCGATGTTGAGCATaaggaggagaaggagcagTCTCTCAGGTTGCATAGTGAGAGACTTGCTATTGCATTTGGATTATTAAACAGGAAACAGGGCACTCCTATTCGTGTATTTAAAAATCTTCGAGTGTGCAATGACTGTCACAAGGTCACCAAATTAATCTCCAGGATCTTTAATGTGGAGATTATTGTGAGAGATCGTGCACGATTTCATCACTTCAAGGATGGCCTCTGTTCTTGCATGGACTATTGGTGA
- the LOC115757249 gene encoding uncharacterized protein LOC115757249 — translation MDFFTKTTGVKLRSHLDKYLAPGAAEGEPVRQIRGSGHSRSLTWAVERVEGKSHLVRLRSCQGGYLAATDDSFLLGMTGNKVVVVSPTGEGELDQWNTEWEPIRDGFQVRLKSWCGKYLRANGGTPPWRNSVTHDEPYTGSTRKWILWDVEAVEAEAAVRGALGKYLASLSSLSSVAEDALSVFGSDSGGSPRESNLSNLSFEQDQFSNHSSNKLRSGMDFFRKAKAVRLRSHHHKFLHADEDEESVTQDRKGSSKNAKWTVEVVSSNNDENSCLYVRLKGCYGRYLTASNKPLLLGGISGCKVLQTLPRRLDSSVEWEPIREGSQVKLRTRYGNFLRANKGFPPLKDSVTHGIPHRTTTQDWILWDVDIVEIEVDSPSASDQLGRAQPIDHDADLSMVSENSFSSVSEISGNLSRQESSDSLVASLLPLPVSPPPNRVTEGRIIYYHIADENGEVVGEDMEGYCLNNFKGNTVEELSRKLSEETGIDSLVVCSRNPLNGKLFPLRLRLPPNIIMHVVVVPSFSSAASDFTNQAIL, via the exons ATGGATTTCTTCACCAAAACGACGGGGGTCAAGCTCCGGAGCCACCTCGACAAGTACCTCGCCCCCGGCGCCGCTGAAGGCGAGCCCGTTAGGCAGATCCGCGGCAGCGGGCACTCGCGGTCCTTGACGTGGGCGGTCGAGCGGGTGGAGGGGAAGAGCCATCTCGTCCGGCTCCGGAGCTGCCAGGGCGGGTACCTGGCCGCCACCGACGATTCGTTCCTGCTGGGGATGACGGGGAACAAGGTGGTGGTTGTGTCGCCGACGGGGGAGGGCGAGCTCGACCAGTGGAACACGGAGTGGGAGCCGATCAGGGACGGGTTTCAGGTGAGGCTGAAGTCGTGGTGCGGGAAGTACCTGAGGGCCAACGGCGGGACGCCGCCGTGGAGGAACAGCGTGACGCACGACGAGCCGTACACGGGAAGCACGAGGAAGTGGATACTGTGGGACGTGGAGGCGGTAGAGGCGGAGGCCGCCGTGCGAGGGGCGTTGGGGAAGTATCTGGCGTCCCTGTCGAGCTTGTCGTCGGTGGCGGAGGACGCGCTGAGCGTCTTTGGGTCGGATAGCGGAGGATCGCCCAGAGAGTCCAACCTATCGAATTTGTCCTTCGAGCAAGATCAG TTCTCAAACCACAGCTCCAACAAGCTCCGCTCAGGAATGGACTTCTTCCGCAAGGCCAAGGCGGTCCGCCTCCGGAGCCACCACCACAAATTCCTCCACGCTGACGAGGATGAAGAGTCTGTCACGCAAGACCGAAAAGGATCCTCCAAGAACGCCAAGTGGACCGTCGAGGTCGTGAGCTCTAACAACGACGAAAACAGCTGCCTTTATGTCAGGCTCAAGGGCTGCTATGGACGCTACCTCACCGCGTCCAACAAGCCCTTGCTGCTCGGCGGCATCTCCGGCTGCAAGGTCCTGCAGACGCTGCCCAGGCGGCTCGACTCATCAGTTGAGTGGGAGCCAATCCGAGAGGGGAGCCAGGTCAAACTCCGGACGCGGTACGGGAATTTCCTGAGGGCTAATAAGGGTTTCCCACCGTTGAAGGACTCCGTGACGCACGGTATCCCCCACAGGACCACGACCCAGGATTGGATACTCTGGGACGTTGACATAGTAGAGATCGAGGTTGATTCTCCAAGCGCTAGCGATCAGCTAGGGCGAGCGCAGCCTATTGACCATGATGCGGATTTATCGATGGTGTCTGAGAACAGCTTCTCTTCAGTTTCAGAGATTTCTGGGAACCTTTCCAGGCAGGAG TCGAGCGATTCATTAGTGGCTTCGCTGCTTCCGCTACCTGTGTCGCCACCCCCAAATCGTGTGACAGAAGGCAGGATCATATACTACCACATAGCCGACGAGAATGGCGAAGTGGTGGGCGAGGACATGGAAGGCTACTGCCTCAATAATTTCAAGGGGAATACTGTGGAGGAACTGAGTCGTAAACTGTCGGAAGAGACTGGAATCGACAGCCTTGTTGTGTGTTCTCGCAATCCATTGAATGGGAAGCTCTTCCCTCTTCGCTTACGCCTTCCTCCTAACATCATCATGCACGTCGTTGTAGTCCCATCATTCTCATCAG CGGCCTCAGACTTCACAAATCAAGCAATCCTATAG